The following is a genomic window from Candidatus Leptovillus gracilis.
GATGAGTATACGCATTGAAAATCTCCTGATCTGATTTTGGACAATGATTGCTATCATTACCAGAGTAGTAAAGCAATCTGAAGAACAGCATTACGCCGACAAAATGATCCCCCTGCTCCAGCCAGGCCGGATAGTTTGCCACAATTCAGGTCGAAAATTGCCCCTATTCGCCGGTTTCTGCTATCTGTTGTCATCTCCCTTGAAAATGGGAGCGCGGACGTCCCGTCCGCCCCGGCAGGCGAGACGCCTGCGCTCCCAGGGTTTTCATTCGTGGTGGTGGGTGCAACCCACTCATGAAGTCTCTTGTCATTTGTCGGGTAGGGCGGGCATGGGTTCAACTAGGCGCAGCCAATGTAGAAGGAGAAAACCGGCTGTTATTACAATCGCGTTGAAGGCAGCATAACCGGGTTGAAACTGGTAATGGCGCAGTAACAGGCTTAACAAGCCCTCCCACATGATCGCCGGCAAGGCGATGGCTGGAACCAGCCAGAATATCAGGGGTGGCCGGGCGAGTCGCTGGTGCTGCTGGAGCAAGGCCAACCAGTACATCCAGGGTAAAAACAGACAGATGGTATAAAGCAGCCTAAAAACAGCCATATTGCCACGATTCAGGCGCATCTGCCCGACTTCGTTGGGGAAGGTTTTAATGAACAGGGCTGCGGCCGGTAACAGTTCAATGGTGTACACGTTGGTTGGGTCGTCTATGCTCAGGCGCACGGCCGTTCTGTCATACGTTATCACAATCTGGTGTAGACCACCATTGGTAAACACACCGGGTATGATAAATTCGGGGGTACGGCCGTTTTCCCCCGTCAGCGGCGTGCGTAAGCGCAGCACCAGGGCCGCGCCTTCTTGCCCCAATGTCAGGTTGCGCCGGTATGGGTCGCCGGAAATAGACATCAGCCGGGCCGGGCCGCCTTGGGCCACGTCGCCGGACGCGGCTGTCAGACCCAGGGTGAATTGGGAAGTGGTGGCGAGGGCCTGAGAAACGGCCGTTACCGCCCCCTCGCTCGCCAACCAGCCGTGCCTGGACAGCAGAATACCTTGTGGCGTAGTCACCAACGCGCCGCTGCCTTGTGGGACCAACGGCGGGAAATTGGCGTCAGCCGTCGCCAGAAAGTCATAATGGGCCACCAGTGAAGCGCCAGCAACGGCCATGACATTCTCGCCGGTCAGCAGCCGCGCCACTTCGCCGTCCGAAAAGGCGCGGTCGGCCAGGTAAAGCCGGCCCAACACGCCGTGCCACGGTCTGTCCTGCGTCTGCTCATTGCCCACAATCAACGGAAACTGGTCGTCCCAATTGCTCAACTGAGTGGTGGTTGGCAGCCAGACAGCCAGGGCCAACCAGGCAGCCAGATACAACAGACAAATGATGAAAAAACGGCGGGGGGTGCGCAACGGCCGTATCCCCTCCGCCAACCTGCCCACGCCACCCCACATTTGCCCGCCCCACCGGTAAAGGATGGCGCAGCCAACGGCCGTGCCCAATCCATTCGCCAATACATCAGGCACAGTAGGAAAACGCAGCAAGGCCACCGCCTGAACAACCTCCAGCAAGGCAGACAGCATCAAGCCAACCAACAGCGCCAGCCAACAGGCGGGCCAGAGCCGCCAACGCCGCGCCAGCAGCAATCCGCCCAGACCAAAGCCCAGCGGCGCAAACAAAACAACGTTGCGTGGAATGTCGGCCAGCGCGTAACTGGCGATCAGGGTCCAATCAAAATCGCCCAAAACCGCACGCCAGGACGCGCCGCTCTGGATGAAAAAATCGAAGGGAAACAGCGTGGCATACAAAATGACAAAAAGACCCATCCCCACCACAAACCACGACCGGCGTATCAGCCGGGCAGGGTGTGGCAAGGGTTCTTGTGGCAAGGGTTCTTGTGAGTTGTCGGGTGGCAGCATGGTGGGGTCTACTCATTACTCGCAAAGGTCATCATCTGACATTTTTGTCAACTTGTCAGATGTCACCTTGTCAAGTACAGCTCTGCCAGGAGAGTGGTCAACGCCTCGTTGAGGCGGTGGTAGCCGGCGGCGTTGAGATGCAGATAGTCAGCGGCATACTCGTCGCGCAGCGCGCCATTGTCATCGGCCAGCAAGGCGTGGGCGTCCAGGATGATGACGTTGTCGGCGGCCAGGGTGCGCAGGGCGTCGTTGACGGTTTGCACGGCCGTTTCCACCTCCGCCGACCAGTACATTCTTTCCAGCAGCGGCGGGGTTTGCACCGGGAAAATGGTCGTCAGCACCACCACCGCGCCATCGGCGGCAGCTTTTGCCACGATCTGGCGGATGTTGCCGGTGGTGGCGGCCACAATCGCCGCCTGCTCGGCCGGCAGCGCCGGGATAACGCGCAAATCGTTGATGCCTACCTGCACCACCACCACGTCGGGCTGCACTGGAGCAGCGTGGGTTTCGTAGCGCAAATTGCTTTGCACGGCCGTTTGCCCATCCAACCCCCGATTCACAAACACAAACGCGCCGACTTCTGGCGGGACAGGCCAGGCCGCCGCCCGCGAATCGCCATAAAACAAGACAAGCCTGCCATCTCTGGCCTCGGTCCCGGCATCCGCCGCTGCCCTAAATTGATCTAAACCCAGAGGATTTAATGTCACCCGGCTCAATTCCCGGTAAACATGGCGGAAGCGCTTCACCAGGATAACATTGAGGCTGAGGGAGACGACAAGCAGGAGAAGCAGACCCACCAACGGCAGCGCGACCCGATAAACCGAATGCATAGAATTATTCAACGTTGAAATGCTCCCGTTAGTTGGCGCGGCGGCGCAGGTTCACCAACGCGGCCGCAGCGATGAGGAGGGCGCCGATGAGTTCTAGCAGCCAGTTAATGCGGATGCCACCCGTAAAACGTGACAATTCGGGCAGATAAATCCCGTAAAACGAGGCGATGCGCACACCGACGAAACGCAAAATCGCCACCAATCCCAACAAGAGAAATATGTAATTGCGCCAATACCGACGCACGCTCCAGCCAATTACCACCACCACAACCAGACCAACAGCAGCAAAAACGAGCAAAAAAAGCACCTGCGCCCGCTGGCCGTATTCGTACCAGCCCTGCTCCCAGGCGATGCCTTTGATGGTGGACGTAAACCAGGTTTGTAAATCGAGCTGCTTATTGAGGCCCAGAAACAAGAGCGCCAAAGCCAGCCCAGCCCAAATCAGCCCATGAGGGCGCGGGTCGGTGTTGGGGAAGATTTGTCTGACAGAGAGGGCGCACAGGAAACAGAGAACGGCCGTTAGCAGGTATACGGCCGTCGTCAGCCAGCCCAACAACGTCGGGTCGCCGCCCACAAACTGCCCAGAAGCCGCCCAACTCGCAGCCAATAACATCTCATTCACGCGCTCACCCAGCTCCCCCACGACCAATCTGGCCTAAATGGGTATGTTGGAACGAATCGGTATACTTCAAACCATAGCCGAACACCCGATCCAGGCAGGAATGTCCCAATAGAATCAACCCCACCAGTTGCAGCCAGGGAACCTGCCCATAACCACCCAAGACAAACAGGGCGACAGCCACACCTTTATGATGTACAACGTTGTAAGTCCATGCGCCTACCCTCGGCCCCAGCAGATAACCTATCATGCTGAGATCGGGCAGCAAAAATAAAACGGGAAACCACCACCAGGCGTAGTCGAGACCAAGAAAGAGATAGAAGGCCAACACGGCCAGCAGCAGCTCTTCGATTCTAATGAGGTTTTTCACATCACCCGCTCCATAAAGTCCAATGTCAGCGCCGCCACTGCTTCCCACTCCTGGTCAAGCGCCACCACATGCGACGAATTTGCCATCCACACCAGCTCCTTGACCTCCGACGAAACGCCATCCAGGATGATTTGCCCGGCGGCCGGGTCAATCGTCGTATCGTGGCGGCCCTGTACCACCAACACCGGCTGCGTGATGCGGCCCAGACGGCGACGCACTTCACGCCCCAAACGCAGCAGCTCCATCGCCCCACGCAGCGGGTTCACAGGATACCCCTGCCACAAGTCACTGCCATCCAACGATTCTTTGGGCACAAATTCGATGAAGGGCGCGGCGGCATACAGGCGCAGCACGTCTTGGGGAGAGGCGGCCAGTTTGATCGCCGGGGCATAGTTCAGCACCCCGGCGATTTCCGGGTAGCGGCTGGCCAGATACAGGGCAATCACTGCCCCGGTGGATTCACCACCGACAAAAACCCTGTCGCACAGAGTGAGCAGGTGGTGATAAGTAGCAACGGCCGTTTCCACCCAATCGCCCCAGGTAACATGGTTCAGGTCCTCCGGCTTTGTGCCATGCCCAGGCAGCAGCGGCCCGGTGACAGTGTAGCCGCGTTGGTGCAGGTATCCGGCGATGGGGCGCACTTCGGCCGTGGTCGCCGTCAGACCATGCAGCAGCAGCACGCCAACCGGGCCGGCCGGCCAAAAAAAGGATTCACCCGCCAGGTGGGGATTATGCAAAGCTTCGTTGATCATCTATTCCTCCGCCAAACCGGGCGCGTCAGGCAGGTCGCGCCGCCTTCGGCTTTCAGCGAAATCTCGTCACCCTGATAGGTGAGGACAACACAGCCGGCCGCTTCCAACCGCCGCTGTGTGATGGGATTGCCCGCCAGCATCAGGCACAGCCCTGGTTTAATTGCCAGCACATTCGGCCCCATCATCAAAAACTCCGCCTCCGGCACGGCTACAAAGCGAAAGCCACGCGCCGCAAGCATCTGCCACAGGGGCACAGGCATGAACGGCGGGTAGACTACCGCCAGATCGCTGTCCACAATGCTGATAAAAGACATGAGGTGCAGACACGCTTCCGGCCCCTGATAATATGGCAGTTGCACCGGCACAATGTCCACCTCCGGCAAGGCTTCCTGGAGTTGGCGCAGCCCTTCGGCATTGGTGCGGAAGCCCTGCCCGACAGCCAGGGTGCGCTCGTCTACCCAGAGCAAATCGCCGCCTTCGGCCAGGGCACCGCCATGCAGCCGGTAATGGATGGGCACGCCCATCTGCGCCAACTGCTGGGCCATCGCCTCTTCTTCGCCGCGCCGCAGCGCCTTGCCCATGCGCAAGATGATCGCGCCCCGGTCACAAACGATGGCCGGGTCGTGGACAAACATGGCGTCGGCGTGGTCGGGCAAAGGGCTGGAGTGATAGACGACTTTGGCCCCGGCATCCTGGAGATGGCGGACGAAGGCATCGTGTTCTTGTTGGGCGGTGGGCAAAAACGGCCGTGCCGCGTAATGCCATTTCTCTGGGTCAGCGCCGCCAAAGGCTTCATCCGGGCGGCGCACCAAAACCGTTTGCAAGGGGGCGACCATGCTCTGGCTGCCGTAAGGTTGGGTCATAAGTTTGTCGGGTTAACTGGCAAATAGATCGGCTACCACACAACGGAAGCCGGGCAAGATGTCATCGAGGGTGAGAACGGCCGTGCCCGTCAATTCCTGCAACGCCGTCGGGGCGCGGTAAACAGACACGGTTTGCTCGTCTGGTTCAATAATCAGCACCACGTTCACGCCGGCGGCGAAATATTCACGTAATTTGCGCCGCACGTCATTCCAGCGGTCGGAGGGGGATAAAATTTCGACCACCAGTTCTGGGGGCACGTCGAGAAAAGAATTGGGCGATGCCTGGGCCAGCCGTTCGTGAGAGATGAACAGGATGTCGGCGGCGCGGATGGTGTCGGGATCGCGCTGGACGTAGATGCCCACTTCGCCCACCATGATTTCACCCAGGTTGTTTTCAGCCACAAAGTCGCCCAGCAAACGAGCTAATTTATATTCAAAACGGCCGTGCTGTATCTTCGTCGGACTCATCGGCACAATCCTCCCCTCGACCAATTCGCATGGCCCCATATCCCCCATTTCCAACAATTCTTCACCGGTGATTAAGGCGTCTGTTTCTAATTGGGTTTGTTCTGCTACGGCTTGCATTGCCATAAGAGCCTCCAGGCGTCAACTTCCTGTGTACCAATCCAATCGCGCTAAATTGTAGCACAGTTCTAAATACGGCCGTTCATACTCCCCGCATAGCCCGTCAATTCCACATATCCCCTGGCCGTCACCGGCGCACCCGCCAGTGTACCGCTGAATTCGACAGCGCCTTCCCAGTAAGTGGTGGAGACGTTCAGTTCCTGGTTGGGCAGCAGCGGCCGTCCTTCCAATTCCAGCGCCAGTTTCGGGATAGAGATACGCCAGCCGGCCGGATATTCCCCGCCGCTGGTCGGACTGAGCCAGGTATCCAACACCGCAATCGTAAAATCGGCCAGCGCTAGATGGGTGATGGTTCCATCTGGGGCGATATAACTGCCGCTGGAAAATGGTTCCAGGCTGCCGTCGGCGTTACGAATCTGGAAGAGCATCAACCCACCGCCATTGTCCAGTTGCAGCGAAAACCAATCC
Proteins encoded in this region:
- a CDS encoding VanZ family protein, which encodes MLPPDNSQEPLPQEPLPHPARLIRRSWFVVGMGLFVILYATLFPFDFFIQSGASWRAVLGDFDWTLIASYALADIPRNVVLFAPLGFGLGGLLLARRWRLWPACWLALLVGLMLSALLEVVQAVALLRFPTVPDVLANGLGTAVGCAILYRWGGQMWGGVGRLAEGIRPLRTPRRFFIICLLYLAAWLALAVWLPTTTQLSNWDDQFPLIVGNEQTQDRPWHGVLGRLYLADRAFSDGEVARLLTGENVMAVAGASLVAHYDFLATADANFPPLVPQGSGALVTTPQGILLSRHGWLASEGAVTAVSQALATTSQFTLGLTAASGDVAQGGPARLMSISGDPYRRNLTLGQEGAALVLRLRTPLTGENGRTPEFIIPGVFTNGGLHQIVITYDRTAVRLSIDDPTNVYTIELLPAAALFIKTFPNEVGQMRLNRGNMAVFRLLYTICLFLPWMYWLALLQQHQRLARPPLIFWLVPAIALPAIMWEGLLSLLLRHYQFQPGYAAFNAIVITAGFLLLHWLRLVEPMPALPDK
- a CDS encoding SGNH/GDSL hydrolase family protein → MNNSMHSVYRVALPLVGLLLLLVVSLSLNVILVKRFRHVYRELSRVTLNPLGLDQFRAAADAGTEARDGRLVLFYGDSRAAAWPVPPEVGAFVFVNRGLDGQTAVQSNLRYETHAAPVQPDVVVVQVGINDLRVIPALPAEQAAIVAATTGNIRQIVAKAAADGAVVVLTTIFPVQTPPLLERMYWSAEVETAVQTVNDALRTLAADNVIILDAHALLADDNGALRDEYAADYLHLNAAGYHRLNEALTTLLAELYLTR
- a CDS encoding DUF4260 domain-containing protein, with the translated sequence MKNLIRIEELLLAVLAFYLFLGLDYAWWWFPVLFLLPDLSMIGYLLGPRVGAWTYNVVHHKGVAVALFVLGGYGQVPWLQLVGLILLGHSCLDRVFGYGLKYTDSFQHTHLGQIGRGGAG
- a CDS encoding alpha/beta fold hydrolase, which translates into the protein MINEALHNPHLAGESFFWPAGPVGVLLLHGLTATTAEVRPIAGYLHQRGYTVTGPLLPGHGTKPEDLNHVTWGDWVETAVATYHHLLTLCDRVFVGGESTGAVIALYLASRYPEIAGVLNYAPAIKLAASPQDVLRLYAAAPFIEFVPKESLDGSDLWQGYPVNPLRGAMELLRLGREVRRRLGRITQPVLVVQGRHDTTIDPAAGQIILDGVSSEVKELVWMANSSHVVALDQEWEAVAALTLDFMERVM
- a CDS encoding amidinotransferase, whose product is MTQPYGSQSMVAPLQTVLVRRPDEAFGGADPEKWHYAARPFLPTAQQEHDAFVRHLQDAGAKVVYHSSPLPDHADAMFVHDPAIVCDRGAIILRMGKALRRGEEEAMAQQLAQMGVPIHYRLHGGALAEGGDLLWVDERTLAVGQGFRTNAEGLRQLQEALPEVDIVPVQLPYYQGPEACLHLMSFISIVDSDLAVVYPPFMPVPLWQMLAARGFRFVAVPEAEFLMMGPNVLAIKPGLCLMLAGNPITQRRLEAAGCVVLTYQGDEISLKAEGGATCLTRPVWRRNR
- a CDS encoding Uma2 family endonuclease, which gives rise to MAMQAVAEQTQLETDALITGEELLEMGDMGPCELVEGRIVPMSPTKIQHGRFEYKLARLLGDFVAENNLGEIMVGEVGIYVQRDPDTIRAADILFISHERLAQASPNSFLDVPPELVVEILSPSDRWNDVRRKLREYFAAGVNVVLIIEPDEQTVSVYRAPTALQELTGTAVLTLDDILPGFRCVVADLFAS